The Microbacterium sp. LWO12-1.2 genome includes a window with the following:
- a CDS encoding N-acetylglucosamine kinase has protein sequence MSSPHRVVAIDLGKSRCRVAVDGARHDGLGAPGLAATEGVAAALAAIRPLLDRIDGDVALLGVGAAGAWAAPSAAQDLASALAAATGARVAVASDVVTAHAGALGGGEGVLLIAGTGAAALGIDADGARLVDGWGPELGDFGSGSWLGREALRAVLRHSAGLSSDTALTAAIADRIGTAAEVPAWLAQSDPLPRRLATLAPLVLDAAADGDLVAGEIAVEAVRLLTASAVAASSRTLDVTLHGGLTDHAWFHSALVAALHAAGRRSVPAAGDALEGASLLARRTDLPHERFVHRAE, from the coding sequence ATGAGTTCTCCGCACCGGGTCGTCGCAATCGACCTCGGCAAATCCCGCTGCCGCGTCGCCGTCGACGGTGCGCGTCACGACGGTCTCGGTGCGCCCGGCCTGGCGGCGACCGAGGGGGTCGCTGCGGCGCTCGCGGCTATCCGCCCCCTGCTCGACCGCATCGACGGTGACGTCGCACTGCTCGGTGTCGGCGCCGCCGGTGCCTGGGCGGCGCCGTCCGCGGCACAGGATCTCGCCTCGGCGCTCGCCGCGGCGACCGGTGCCCGTGTCGCCGTGGCATCCGATGTCGTGACGGCGCATGCCGGTGCGCTCGGCGGCGGCGAAGGCGTGCTGCTCATCGCCGGCACCGGAGCAGCGGCTCTCGGCATCGACGCCGACGGCGCGCGACTGGTAGACGGCTGGGGTCCGGAGCTCGGCGACTTCGGCAGCGGGTCGTGGCTCGGGCGGGAGGCGTTGCGCGCTGTGCTGCGCCACTCCGCTGGCCTGTCTTCGGATACCGCGCTCACCGCGGCCATCGCGGACCGCATCGGCACCGCAGCCGAGGTCCCCGCCTGGCTCGCGCAGTCCGACCCCCTTCCTCGCCGTCTCGCGACCCTCGCGCCGCTGGTGCTGGATGCGGCAGCCGATGGCGACCTGGTCGCCGGTGAGATCGCGGTGGAAGCCGTGCGACTGCTCACCGCCTCCGCCGTCGCCGCGTCGTCCCGCACCCTCGACGTGACGCTGCACGGCGGACTCACCGACCACGCCTGGTTCCACTCCGCCCTCGTCGCCGCACTGCACGCGGCGGGGCGACGCAGCGTGCCCGCTGCGGGTGATGCGCTGGAGGGCGCGTCACTCCTCGCGCGCCGCACCGATCTCCCCCACGAAAGGTTCGTGCACCGTGCCGAATGA
- the murQ gene encoding N-acetylmuramic acid 6-phosphate etherase — protein sequence MPNEDAPNENALNEDTRLTALLSVLEGLGTEASTTERGDLDLLDTVELVQRMNAEDTRVPAAVAERTAEIATAVDGITERFRRGGRLIYIGAGTAGRVGVLDASECPPTFGTDPSMVVGLIAGGETAIRSAVENAEDDAAAAETSLRELLLSENDTVVGISASGRTPYVIGGLEYARGVGALTVAIASNADSAIGAAAEIAIEVVTGPEFISGSTRLKSGTAQKLVVNMLTTLSMIKLGKTYRGVMVDLQATNEKLHARSIRTVSQLAGVGVDEATTALASAQGSVKLAVLMLATGASADASTSALAAADGILRDAITALS from the coding sequence GTGCCGAATGAAGATGCGCCGAATGAGAATGCGCTGAACGAAGACACCCGACTGACCGCCCTCCTCTCGGTGCTCGAAGGCCTCGGCACGGAGGCGTCGACCACAGAGCGCGGCGACCTCGATCTGCTCGACACCGTCGAGCTGGTGCAGCGGATGAACGCCGAAGACACGCGGGTGCCGGCGGCTGTCGCCGAGCGCACCGCCGAGATCGCGACGGCGGTCGACGGCATCACCGAGCGCTTCCGCCGGGGTGGGCGGCTGATCTACATCGGTGCCGGTACCGCGGGGCGCGTCGGCGTGCTCGACGCGAGCGAGTGCCCTCCGACTTTCGGCACGGACCCCTCGATGGTCGTCGGACTGATCGCCGGGGGCGAGACCGCCATCCGCTCGGCCGTCGAGAACGCCGAAGACGACGCGGCGGCCGCCGAGACCTCGCTGCGCGAACTCCTGCTCTCCGAGAACGACACGGTCGTGGGGATCTCGGCATCCGGCCGCACGCCCTACGTCATCGGTGGACTCGAGTACGCCCGCGGTGTCGGTGCCCTGACGGTCGCGATCGCCTCGAACGCCGACTCCGCGATCGGTGCCGCGGCCGAGATCGCGATCGAGGTCGTCACCGGCCCCGAGTTCATCTCCGGGTCGACCCGCTTGAAGTCCGGCACCGCGCAGAAGCTCGTCGTCAACATGCTGACCACGCTCTCGATGATCAAGCTCGGCAAGACGTACCGCGGTGTGATGGTCGACCTGCAGGCCACGAATGAGAAACTCCATGCCCGTTCGATCCGCACGGTCTCCCAGCTCGCTGGTGTCGGGGTCGATGAAGCCACGACCGCGCTGGCATCCGCTCAGGGGTCGGTCAAGCTCGCCGTGCTGATGCTCGCGACCGGCGCATCCGCGGACGCGTCGACATCAGCGCTCGCTGCCGCCGACGGCATCCTGCGCGACGCGATCACGGCGCTGTCCTGA
- a CDS encoding primary-amine oxidase: MSHHSPQPVSIEKIAVPHPLDPLTGAEIAAARAVLDAAGLLTETVRVPMLLPDEPTKDELAAWQPGSPIDRRIDATLLDTATGVATEVIVSITRGEVVRTERVPNDAPPYGQPQYLFEEYERAEIIAKASPEWQAAMRRRGLEEHMALAFCGPLAPGYTGRADEVGRRVIRSLTFLKYDEADSPWAHPVEGLIVHIDLTANAVIRVEDHGDVPVPAGHGNYYPETQGAARTTLKPIEITQPEGPSFAVTGSLVEWEGWSMRVDFNAREGLVLHDVSFGGRSVLSRASVPEMVVPYGDTAPGRFWISYFDAGEYLLGKNANHLELGCDCLGVIRYLDGYVADDHGHPVRIPNVICMHEEDYGILWKHTDLAGRADVRRSRRFVVSYFSTIGNYDYGFYWHFYLDGSIEVVAKATGIVFAAAGEPGVRQKHATELAPGVFAPVHQHLFCARLDVAIDGEDNRLVEVDAQRVPMGPDNPFGNAFTWSETTLATESEAQRDADSSVARVWEVQSASRTNRVGRPTAYHLVPEPTALLMADPASSVAARAAFATKHLWATKHEQGQIWPAGRYPNAHQGGAGLPEYTAGDRSIDGEDIVLWHTFGLTHFPRPEDWPIMPVDYAGFWFKPYGFLDQNPAMDVPESSQAHASTPDECCGGGSSCACAH; encoded by the coding sequence ATCGAGAAGATCGCGGTCCCGCACCCGCTCGACCCACTCACCGGCGCCGAGATCGCCGCCGCCCGTGCCGTGCTGGATGCCGCCGGCCTGCTCACCGAGACCGTGCGCGTGCCGATGCTGCTCCCCGACGAGCCCACGAAAGACGAGCTCGCCGCATGGCAGCCGGGCTCCCCGATCGACCGCCGCATCGACGCGACCCTGCTCGACACGGCGACGGGCGTCGCGACCGAGGTCATCGTCTCGATCACGCGCGGTGAGGTCGTCCGCACCGAGCGCGTGCCCAACGATGCCCCTCCGTACGGACAGCCGCAGTACCTGTTCGAGGAGTACGAGCGCGCCGAGATCATCGCGAAGGCCTCGCCCGAATGGCAGGCCGCGATGCGGCGGCGCGGACTCGAAGAGCACATGGCGCTCGCGTTCTGCGGCCCCCTCGCCCCCGGCTACACGGGTCGCGCCGATGAGGTGGGGCGGCGTGTCATCCGCTCGCTCACGTTCCTGAAGTACGACGAAGCCGACTCCCCGTGGGCGCACCCGGTCGAGGGTCTGATCGTGCACATCGACCTCACCGCGAACGCTGTGATCCGCGTCGAGGACCACGGCGACGTGCCGGTTCCCGCGGGCCACGGCAACTACTACCCCGAGACCCAGGGCGCGGCACGCACCACTCTCAAGCCCATCGAGATCACCCAGCCCGAAGGCCCGAGCTTCGCCGTCACCGGTTCGCTCGTGGAGTGGGAGGGCTGGTCGATGCGCGTCGACTTCAACGCCCGCGAGGGCCTGGTGCTGCACGACGTCTCGTTCGGCGGACGCTCGGTGCTGAGCCGTGCGAGCGTGCCCGAGATGGTGGTGCCCTACGGCGACACCGCCCCCGGCCGCTTCTGGATCAGCTACTTCGACGCCGGCGAGTACCTGCTGGGCAAGAACGCCAACCACCTGGAACTCGGCTGCGACTGCCTGGGCGTCATCCGCTACCTCGACGGCTACGTCGCCGACGACCACGGCCACCCGGTGCGCATTCCGAACGTGATCTGCATGCACGAGGAGGACTACGGCATCCTCTGGAAGCACACCGATCTGGCCGGACGCGCCGACGTGCGCCGCTCGCGCCGCTTCGTGGTGTCGTACTTCTCCACGATCGGCAACTACGACTACGGCTTCTACTGGCACTTCTACCTGGACGGATCGATCGAGGTGGTCGCGAAGGCGACCGGAATCGTGTTCGCCGCCGCAGGAGAGCCCGGCGTGCGCCAGAAGCACGCGACCGAACTCGCCCCCGGCGTCTTCGCCCCCGTGCACCAGCACCTCTTCTGCGCGCGTCTCGACGTGGCGATCGACGGCGAGGACAACCGCCTGGTCGAGGTCGACGCCCAGCGGGTGCCGATGGGGCCGGACAACCCCTTCGGCAACGCGTTCACCTGGTCCGAGACCACCCTCGCGACCGAGTCGGAGGCGCAGCGCGACGCGGACAGCTCGGTCGCCCGCGTCTGGGAGGTGCAGAGCGCCTCACGCACGAACCGAGTCGGCCGCCCGACCGCCTATCACCTGGTGCCGGAGCCGACCGCGCTGCTCATGGCCGACCCCGCCTCCTCTGTCGCCGCCCGCGCCGCGTTCGCCACCAAGCACCTCTGGGCGACGAAGCACGAACAGGGCCAAATCTGGCCGGCCGGTCGCTACCCCAACGCCCACCAGGGCGGCGCAGGCCTGCCCGAGTACACCGCGGGCGACCGGTCGATCGACGGTGAGGACATCGTGCTGTGGCACACGTTCGGCCTGACGCACTTCCCCCGGCCGGAGGACTGGCCCATCATGCCCGTCGACTACGCCGGCTTCTGGTTCAAGCCCTACGGCTTCCTCGACCAGAACCCCGCGATGGACGTGCCGGAGTCGTCACAGGCGCACGCCTCGACCCCGGACGAATGCTGCGGCGGAGGAAGCTCCTGCGCCTGCGCCCACTGA